One Campylobacter sputorum subsp. sputorum DNA segment encodes these proteins:
- a CDS encoding metal ABC transporter ATP-binding protein: MNDIKIENLIFSYDEQIVLQDINLTYDIKDFLVIIGPNGGGKTTLLKLMLGLLKPSAGEIRIFDKFPKDITKDIGYVPQTFLMNLNFPMRVIDVVLMGVIDKKIFGFYTKEQKNLAIKALEKVSMDKFSFTKIGDLSVGQRQRVYIARALCAKAKILMLDEPTASIDTKGQTDIYELLKDINSNGIGVILISHDLNLALSYASKVAYVSKNLYLHDIPLGFSKQDFISHLTKNHQHFCDVELALNNCGCDFHTKEG, translated from the coding sequence ATGAATGACATTAAGATAGAAAATTTAATTTTTTCTTATGATGAGCAAATAGTATTGCAAGATATAAATTTAACATATGATATAAAAGATTTTTTAGTAATCATAGGTCCAAATGGCGGTGGCAAAACAACGCTTTTAAAATTAATGCTTGGACTTTTAAAGCCTAGTGCAGGAGAAATCAGAATTTTTGATAAATTTCCAAAAGATATAACAAAAGATATCGGATATGTACCTCAAACTTTTCTTATGAATTTAAATTTTCCAATGCGTGTTATAGATGTCGTATTGATGGGTGTTATAGATAAAAAAATATTTGGATTTTATACAAAAGAACAAAAAAATCTTGCTATAAAAGCACTTGAAAAAGTATCTATGGATAAGTTTAGTTTTACTAAGATAGGCGATTTGAGTGTTGGGCAAAGGCAAAGAGTTTATATAGCAAGAGCTCTTTGTGCGAAAGCTAAAATTTTAATGCTAGATGAACCAACTGCTAGTATAGATACAAAAGGACAAACGGATATTTATGAGCTTTTAAAAGACATAAACTCAAATGGAATTGGCGTGATTTTAATAAGCCATGATTTAAATTTAGCCCTTTCTTATGCTTCAAAAGTTGCTTATGTGAGTAAAAATTTATATCTTCATGATATACCTTTAGGTTTTTCTAAACAAGATTTTATATCGCATTTAACTAAAAATCATCAGC